Proteins encoded together in one Riemerella anatipestifer window:
- a CDS encoding MFS transporter codes for MNLEPLKTLKNIEFRYLLFGRFFLILAFRMLATLLGWWVYQLTKDPLSIGFIGLSEVIPAVSTALYAGYVIDMNEKKRMLLICNYVYMVLISTLVALAFLENSYHLTGHQISYFIYAVIFLTGICRAFIGPLVPSMIPKMVKKENLANAVTLNQATFLTSSVFGHALGGFLIALITIKWTLVVIVSLMTLASIFFWQLKPQHSEYDKKEVRVLESMREGLAYIYKTKEILGALCLDMFAVLFGGAVAMIPVYASDILKVGAEGFGLLNAASDIGSMCIIILLSFIPLRRNQGKILLVAVAGFGMCIIGFGLSKLYWLSFFFLMLSGMLDGISVVIRGTIVQLKTPDKIRGRVLSVNSIFIMSSNEMGQFESGLTAKLLGVVRSVIFGGSMTLAIALMVGLTNKKLRKMEY; via the coding sequence ATGAACCTAGAACCTCTAAAAACATTAAAAAACATTGAGTTTAGATACCTGCTATTCGGTAGGTTTTTCCTCATTTTGGCATTTAGAATGCTAGCCACACTTCTAGGTTGGTGGGTTTATCAGCTTACCAAAGACCCTCTTTCTATTGGGTTCATTGGGCTTTCAGAAGTTATCCCTGCGGTATCTACTGCCCTATACGCAGGCTATGTAATAGATATGAACGAAAAAAAACGAATGCTACTTATCTGCAATTATGTTTATATGGTTCTCATTAGTACATTAGTCGCTTTGGCGTTCTTAGAAAACTCTTATCATCTTACAGGACACCAAATTTCTTATTTCATCTATGCAGTGATATTTCTAACAGGGATTTGCCGTGCCTTTATAGGACCATTAGTCCCTTCTATGATACCTAAAATGGTAAAAAAGGAAAACTTAGCCAATGCCGTTACACTTAATCAGGCTACTTTTCTTACCTCTTCAGTATTTGGACACGCATTGGGAGGCTTTTTAATTGCACTTATTACCATTAAATGGACACTCGTGGTTATTGTAAGTCTGATGACTTTAGCCTCTATATTCTTTTGGCAATTAAAACCGCAACATTCCGAGTACGATAAAAAAGAAGTAAGGGTGCTAGAAAGTATGCGTGAAGGACTTGCCTACATCTATAAAACTAAAGAAATATTGGGAGCTTTATGCTTGGATATGTTTGCGGTTTTGTTTGGTGGAGCGGTGGCGATGATACCCGTCTATGCTAGTGATATTCTCAAAGTAGGAGCCGAAGGCTTTGGACTACTCAATGCGGCATCTGATATTGGGTCTATGTGTATTATTATTTTGCTTTCATTTATTCCGTTGAGGAGAAATCAAGGTAAAATACTACTGGTGGCGGTGGCTGGTTTTGGTATGTGCATCATTGGTTTTGGATTGTCTAAACTCTACTGGCTTTCGTTCTTTTTCTTGATGCTTAGTGGTATGTTAGACGGTATTTCTGTAGTGATAAGAGGTACCATAGTACAACTGAAAACCCCTGACAAAATAAGAGGCAGAGTTCTAAGTGTTAATTCTATCTTCATTATGTCTAGTAACGAGATGGGGCAGTTTGAAAGTGGTCTAACCGCTAAACTTCTAGGCGTGGTGCGTTCTGTAATATTTGGGGGAAGTATGACCTTAGCCATTGCCCTTATGGTGGGACTTACCAACAAAAAACTAAGAAAAATGGAGTACTAA
- a CDS encoding IS982-like element ISRa1 family transposase: MNNIEQIYERILEVLGLFSENQLISYQRRTPKMSDLEVISLNITAEYLSIDSELQLFRKLPNSLINKIERSVYNKRKRRLSLQTEQIRQRISMEFNEFEDIFIVDSMPMKVCENARSTRSKICKEQSYSSPTYGYCASQKLYFYGYKLHAVCSLNGVIKNFDISPASVHDIHYLKDIGEQMRNCTLIGDRGYLSAKVQIDLFNYANIKLDTPMRSNQKDYIPQFSLYKKKRKRIETFFSQLCDQFMIKRNYAKTFEGFKTRIISKITAATVIQYINKFIFQRKLNHLKISII, translated from the coding sequence ATGAACAACATAGAGCAAATATATGAAAGAATTTTGGAAGTTTTAGGACTTTTTTCAGAAAATCAACTGATTAGTTATCAGAGAAGAACACCTAAAATGAGCGATTTAGAAGTCATAAGTCTTAATATTACTGCTGAATACTTGAGTATTGATAGCGAATTACAGTTATTTAGAAAATTGCCAAACTCTCTGATAAACAAAATTGAAAGAAGTGTTTACAATAAGCGAAAACGAAGACTATCCCTACAAACAGAGCAAATTAGACAGCGTATTTCGATGGAGTTCAATGAGTTTGAAGATATTTTTATCGTTGATAGCATGCCAATGAAAGTTTGTGAAAACGCTCGTTCTACTCGTTCAAAAATTTGTAAAGAGCAATCCTATTCTTCACCAACATATGGTTATTGTGCTTCACAGAAATTATATTTCTATGGCTATAAACTACACGCAGTATGTTCTTTAAATGGTGTGATTAAGAATTTTGATATAAGCCCTGCATCCGTTCACGACATCCACTATTTAAAAGATATTGGTGAGCAAATGCGAAACTGTACTTTAATTGGAGATAGAGGCTATTTATCAGCAAAAGTTCAAATAGATTTATTTAACTATGCTAATATTAAATTAGATACACCAATGAGAAGTAATCAGAAAGATTATATTCCTCAATTTTCATTGTACAAGAAAAAGCGAAAACGAATTGAGACATTTTTCTCTCAACTTTGCGACCAATTTATGATTAAAAGAAACTATGCTAAAACTTTTGAAGGCTTTAAAACAAGGATAATCAGTAAAATAACCGCCGCAACGGTTATTCAATATATCAATAAATTTATCTTCCAAAGAAAATTAAATCATCTAAAAATCAGTATTATTTAA
- the crcB gene encoding fluoride efflux transporter CrcB: MKTILYIFIGGGLGSVFRFLASRYTAQFFKLGTFPMGTLVVNVLGCFLIGLLSNSLMKQESDVVRYFFIVGLCGGFTTFSTFSYENFVLWQNQDYVTLFSYVVASLVLGFWAVYLGFKLGVV, encoded by the coding sequence ATGAAAACAATACTATACATATTTATAGGGGGAGGATTAGGAAGTGTATTTCGTTTCCTTGCTTCTCGTTATACCGCTCAGTTTTTCAAATTGGGGACTTTTCCTATGGGGACTTTAGTGGTTAATGTATTGGGGTGTTTTCTGATTGGGCTGTTAAGTAACTCTCTTATGAAACAAGAGTCAGATGTTGTCAGATATTTTTTTATAGTTGGGCTGTGCGGAGGTTTTACTACATTTTCTACTTTTTCCTACGAGAACTTTGTGTTATGGCAAAATCAGGATTATGTAACTCTTTTTAGCTATGTGGTGGCAAGTTTAGTATTAGGATTTTGGGCAGTTTATTTAGGATTTAAATTAGGGGTAGTCTAA
- a CDS encoding GH3 auxin-responsive promoter family protein produces MLKWIKKKAALVWAKRHTQQAALDQSKAIEHQEALWRDLVKTAEKTLFGRSHNFDEIKTLEDFQNQVPIADYEDLKPYIEKVKRGQANILWTDTPEYFAKTSGTTSGAKYIPISKEGMPYQIKAAQSALFHYISKKNNADFVNGKMIFLQGSPELEEVNGIKTGRLSGIVAHHIPKYLQKNRLPSYETNCIEDWETKVNKIADETETQNMTLISGIPPWLIMYFEILVERHRKKIKQLFPNLQLIVTGGVNYEPYREKMEELLGGSVDIVQTFPASEGFFAFQDDYTKEGLRLLTNNGIFYEFVPLEQYGKPNAPRLTLKDIELNQDYAMILTTNSGLWAYSIGDVVRFISKNPYRILVSGRTKHYTSAFGEHVIAYEVEEAMKSTVAQHYAQITEFHLAPQVTPPNNELPYHEWLIEFEKEPENLEAFRWTLDQELRARNTYYGDLIEGKVLQPLKISKLKRNAFQEYAKSEGKLGGQNKIPRLANDRKIADFLVNHII; encoded by the coding sequence ATGTTAAAATGGATTAAAAAGAAAGCCGCTCTCGTTTGGGCGAAAAGACATACTCAGCAAGCTGCACTAGACCAATCTAAAGCGATTGAACACCAAGAGGCTTTATGGAGAGATTTAGTAAAAACAGCAGAAAAGACTCTGTTTGGTAGAAGCCATAATTTTGACGAAATCAAAACTTTAGAGGACTTTCAAAATCAAGTTCCTATTGCGGATTACGAAGACCTTAAACCCTACATAGAAAAGGTAAAAAGAGGACAAGCCAACATACTTTGGACGGATACTCCCGAATATTTTGCTAAGACTTCTGGCACTACCTCTGGAGCTAAGTATATCCCTATTTCTAAAGAAGGAATGCCTTATCAAATCAAAGCGGCACAGTCGGCTCTGTTTCATTATATCTCAAAGAAGAATAATGCCGATTTTGTAAACGGTAAAATGATTTTCCTACAAGGCTCTCCTGAACTGGAAGAAGTTAATGGGATTAAAACAGGGCGACTCTCGGGCATTGTGGCTCATCATATCCCTAAATATTTGCAAAAAAACAGACTCCCGAGCTACGAAACCAACTGTATAGAAGACTGGGAAACTAAAGTCAATAAAATTGCTGATGAAACCGAAACCCAAAATATGACGCTTATTTCTGGGATTCCGCCTTGGCTCATTATGTATTTTGAAATTTTAGTAGAAAGACACCGTAAGAAAATAAAACAACTATTCCCTAACTTACAACTTATCGTAACTGGTGGCGTAAACTATGAGCCTTACCGAGAAAAAATGGAGGAACTCCTTGGAGGCTCTGTGGATATTGTGCAAACCTTCCCTGCTAGTGAGGGCTTTTTTGCGTTTCAGGACGATTACACTAAAGAAGGTTTAAGACTACTCACCAACAATGGGATTTTCTACGAGTTTGTACCATTGGAGCAATATGGCAAACCCAACGCTCCTCGTTTGACTTTAAAAGACATTGAACTCAACCAAGATTATGCTATGATTCTTACCACCAACTCTGGGCTTTGGGCGTATTCTATTGGAGATGTGGTGAGGTTTATTTCTAAAAACCCTTATCGTATTTTAGTAAGTGGCAGAACCAAGCACTATACCTCTGCATTTGGCGAACATGTCATCGCTTATGAAGTGGAGGAAGCTATGAAATCTACCGTGGCTCAGCACTATGCTCAAATTACGGAGTTTCATCTCGCACCACAAGTAACTCCTCCTAACAACGAACTACCTTATCACGAATGGCTCATTGAGTTTGAAAAAGAACCTGAGAATTTAGAAGCCTTTAGATGGACCCTAGACCAAGAATTAAGGGCAAGGAATACCTATTATGGTGATTTAATAGAGGGTAAGGTATTACAACCGCTTAAAATATCTAAATTAAAAAGAAACGCATTCCAAGAGTATGCTAAATCCGAAGGAAAACTCGGTGGGCAAAACAAAATCCCTAGACTAGCCAACGACAGAAAAATAGCCGACTTTTTAGTGAATCATATAATCTAA
- a CDS encoding YihY/virulence factor BrkB family protein, which produces MALKTPKFLLKIHRFSDSIHLPVLEISLWKMFEIYGQGVFKNNVVKQAASISWSFFLSIFPFLLFLLSILPYMPHYDKLQFYIFEVFMANILPTHMLHDVTEYIQNSIIPNMKSISKLTILFALVFATNGTFSLINGFNENTDSKRTFIREYTISILVTLAFVTLIFLSLFGIYYSEVVLKLFTPKYNLNWLIVNLSKIIGFISFPLFYFILLSLFYWVGCVKVKRWLSAVPGAVLTTLLFVLITYGFIFYAANFARYNVLYGSIGTIILAMIWVNLNIILILLGNELNLAIDRVKRNKLP; this is translated from the coding sequence ATGGCATTAAAGACCCCTAAATTCCTTTTAAAAATTCACCGTTTTTCAGATTCTATCCACCTTCCTGTTTTAGAAATTTCTTTGTGGAAGATGTTTGAAATCTACGGGCAAGGGGTATTTAAAAATAATGTGGTAAAACAAGCCGCTAGTATTTCGTGGAGCTTCTTTTTGAGTATTTTCCCATTCCTGCTGTTTTTACTATCTATTTTGCCTTATATGCCTCATTATGATAAGCTCCAGTTCTATATTTTTGAGGTGTTTATGGCTAATATACTCCCCACACATATGTTGCACGATGTTACGGAGTACATACAGAACAGCATTATCCCCAATATGAAAAGCATTAGCAAACTTACCATACTTTTTGCTTTGGTGTTTGCTACTAATGGCACATTTTCCCTCATCAATGGGTTTAATGAAAATACCGACTCCAAAAGGACTTTCATCAGAGAATACACCATTTCTATCTTAGTTACTCTAGCCTTTGTGACCTTGATATTTCTCTCTCTTTTTGGGATTTACTACTCCGAAGTGGTGCTTAAACTATTCACGCCTAAATACAATCTCAACTGGCTTATTGTTAATCTATCTAAAATTATTGGGTTTATCTCATTCCCGTTGTTTTATTTTATTTTGTTAAGTCTTTTCTATTGGGTAGGGTGTGTAAAAGTGAAAAGGTGGCTGTCTGCCGTTCCTGGAGCAGTACTCACCACCTTGTTATTTGTACTCATTACCTATGGATTTATCTTCTACGCTGCAAATTTCGCCAGATACAATGTACTCTACGGCTCAATAGGAACTATTATTTTAGCGATGATTTGGGTTAATCTCAACATTATCCTCATACTCCTAGGCAACGAGCTCAACCTCGCTATAGACCGAGTGAAAAGAAATAAACTCCCTTAA
- the rlmH gene encoding 23S rRNA (pseudouridine(1915)-N(3))-methyltransferase RlmH — protein MQFKLICIGKTDQKEIQNLISYYHKRLPKYYNFDIVELPDIKNAKNLTPEVIKKEEAKLFFNHIESTDTIILLDEKGKQFTSRAFSEQINHYMNASIKRVCFLIGGAYGFSEEIYQRANDKLSLSKMTFTHQMIRLFFVEQIYRADQILQGKPYHND, from the coding sequence ATGCAGTTCAAATTGATATGTATCGGAAAAACAGACCAAAAGGAAATACAAAACCTCATTAGTTACTATCATAAAAGGCTACCTAAATACTATAATTTTGACATCGTAGAGCTTCCAGATATTAAAAACGCTAAGAACCTCACTCCAGAAGTAATTAAAAAAGAGGAAGCTAAACTATTTTTCAACCATATAGAAAGTACGGATACCATTATTTTGTTAGACGAAAAGGGCAAACAGTTTACCAGTAGGGCTTTTTCGGAGCAAATCAACCATTATATGAATGCGTCTATTAAGCGGGTGTGTTTCTTGATAGGTGGGGCGTATGGCTTTTCGGAAGAGATTTACCAACGGGCTAATGATAAACTTTCTCTTTCTAAAATGACCTTTACCCACCAAATGATAAGACTATTCTTTGTAGAACAAATCTACCGTGCGGACCAAATCTTGCAAGGCAAACCTTATCATAACGATTGA
- a CDS encoding DUF4469 domain-containing protein has translation MDGDNPKNGIVFKNLDKQNEVKLTKDSIVLNEPSRLLILVPSDLEAGNYELSITTQYAKGGVTTKEPRVGVLSAPVVIG, from the coding sequence ATAGACGGTGATAACCCTAAAAACGGTATCGTCTTTAAAAACTTAGACAAGCAAAATGAGGTAAAGCTAACCAAAGACAGTATTGTACTCAATGAGCCATCGAGGTTACTCATTCTTGTGCCTTCGGATTTGGAGGCGGGTAATTATGAGCTAAGTATTACCACGCAATATGCTAAAGGTGGGGTTACGACTAAAGAGCCTAGAGTGGGTGTACTTTCGGCACCAGTGGTTATTGGCTAA
- the trxB gene encoding thioredoxin-disulfide reductase — protein MEEQNILDCVIIGSGPAGYTAAIYAARADLKPELFTGLEPGGQLTTTTEVENFPGYPNGITGPEMMMDLQKQAERFETKVHYEMITSVEFSKEVGGIHKLSTGSREILARTVIISTGATAKYLGLDDEKKYSGGGVSACATCDGFFYKGKDVIVVGAGDTAAEEATYLANICNKVTMLVRKDHFRASKVMAQRVEKTPNIEVKYNHELIGIKGENNLVERAVVINNQTQETSEIEVHGIFIAIGHKPNTDVFKGQINLDENGYIITEGKSSKTNLPGVFAAGDVQDHIYRQAITAAGSGCMAAIDAERYLGELKG, from the coding sequence ATGGAAGAACAAAATATCTTAGATTGTGTAATTATAGGTTCAGGACCTGCAGGATATACTGCTGCAATTTATGCAGCTAGAGCGGATTTAAAGCCCGAATTATTCACAGGGTTAGAGCCAGGTGGACAATTAACCACGACTACGGAGGTGGAAAATTTCCCAGGTTATCCTAACGGTATCACAGGACCAGAAATGATGATGGACTTACAAAAACAAGCGGAAAGGTTTGAAACCAAAGTCCATTACGAAATGATTACCAGCGTGGAGTTTTCTAAAGAGGTAGGAGGCATTCATAAGCTATCCACAGGAAGTAGAGAGATTTTGGCGAGAACAGTAATTATATCTACAGGGGCTACCGCTAAATACTTAGGGCTAGACGATGAAAAGAAATACTCTGGTGGAGGTGTTTCTGCGTGTGCTACCTGCGATGGATTCTTTTATAAAGGGAAAGATGTTATTGTAGTAGGGGCGGGAGATACAGCGGCAGAAGAAGCTACTTATTTAGCCAATATTTGTAATAAGGTAACGATGTTGGTAAGAAAAGACCACTTTAGAGCCTCTAAAGTAATGGCACAAAGAGTGGAAAAAACACCAAATATTGAAGTGAAATATAACCACGAACTCATCGGTATCAAAGGAGAAAATAATCTAGTAGAGCGTGCAGTGGTCATCAATAACCAAACGCAAGAAACCTCTGAAATTGAAGTTCACGGGATATTCATTGCGATAGGACACAAACCTAATACCGATGTATTTAAAGGTCAAATCAACCTAGACGAAAATGGTTATATTATTACCGAAGGCAAGTCGTCTAAAACTAATCTTCCTGGGGTATTTGCGGCAGGAGATGTGCAAGATCATATTTACCGTCAAGCGATTACTGCTGCGGGAAGTGGTTGTATGGCAGCCATAGATGCCGAAAGATATTTAGGAGAGTTAAAAGGATAA
- a CDS encoding YncE family protein, with amino-acid sequence MKKSLAFLSAVVLLTACNRNEDYTPKGDYENGFFILNEGYFGQNNGSLDYVSYGFSNTEEKVYQKVNSEALGDTPQSSYRNGDDLYIVVNNSNKLVKVNRYTMKKQAEVTTGLKNPRYMTVVNGKLYITNWGEGLDNTDDYILVLDAATLKEIAKIPVDYGVEKIFSFQNKIYALLQGGWSKNNKLAVINPSSNVVEKYYTIGYNPNGYLVEDNKVLITCKGDGFYDASANWAYTSTVDGSIWTLTASGVEKTYDWAQTSDKKESIQEIVKVNQSYFFLVDGKLHKAAVGSDLTKSTQVSETSFYRLSKLDEVFAVGLDGRNAKALFFNEAGLQKTISTGIYPNSVVE; translated from the coding sequence ATGAAGAAATCACTAGCTTTTTTATCGGCTGTAGTGTTACTTACAGCGTGTAACAGAAACGAAGACTACACTCCAAAAGGAGATTATGAAAATGGCTTTTTTATTTTGAATGAAGGCTATTTCGGTCAGAACAATGGGAGTTTAGATTATGTTTCTTATGGTTTTTCTAATACAGAAGAAAAGGTGTATCAAAAGGTAAACAGCGAAGCACTAGGAGATACGCCACAGTCTTCTTACCGAAATGGAGATGACCTTTACATTGTTGTTAATAACAGCAATAAATTGGTAAAAGTGAACAGATACACCATGAAAAAACAAGCCGAAGTAACCACAGGGCTTAAAAACCCTAGATATATGACGGTAGTTAATGGTAAACTTTACATTACCAACTGGGGCGAAGGTCTTGATAATACAGACGACTATATACTGGTGCTAGATGCAGCCACTTTAAAAGAAATCGCTAAAATACCGGTAGATTATGGGGTAGAGAAGATATTCTCGTTCCAAAATAAGATTTATGCATTGCTACAAGGAGGGTGGAGTAAAAATAACAAACTAGCCGTTATCAATCCGTCTAGCAATGTGGTAGAGAAATATTACACTATTGGTTACAATCCTAATGGTTATTTAGTAGAGGATAACAAAGTGCTTATTACTTGTAAGGGAGATGGCTTTTACGATGCTAGTGCTAACTGGGCTTACACTAGCACGGTGGACGGTAGCATTTGGACGCTTACTGCCTCTGGAGTAGAAAAAACTTACGATTGGGCTCAAACTTCTGACAAAAAGGAAAGTATTCAGGAAATTGTAAAGGTTAATCAGTCTTATTTCTTTTTAGTAGATGGCAAACTACATAAAGCAGCAGTAGGCTCTGACCTTACTAAGAGTACCCAAGTTTCCGAAACTTCTTTCTATAGATTATCTAAACTAGACGAGGTTTTTGCAGTAGGGCTAGATGGCAGAAATGCTAAGGCTTTATTCTTTAACGAAGCAGGTTTACAGAAAACCATTTCTACAGGGATTTATCCTAACAGCGTAGTGGAGTAG
- a CDS encoding FISUMP domain-containing protein → MKKILFYAIFLPMALQAQVGINTNTPRATLEVKRNIQVPNTQPQGVLFPKFTTDERTKFSDTAEEGTVIYNTERKCLEIYLGLYSGIHKWSCLLNKGVQNTNLIVAPEGFEGSYMNGIAFNNSQKVKFKLENNSFSDISSSFADVVTIQNGMATITTSVCQWQKLNGNELVGSMESCSSGNLINLNSGESAMLWYTMDGIPEAGTLQANFSKFGVEANQEIQVNLGSASISSSRTEYIPSLQYTGSDYQGKINNTTRKLVVRIPYTDGNGSYNTVTSQAVTTAEGQNGDINTLTLNIPGGNFSTAGVLEATINVDGDGEYLVKMLEPGKEYDITTIPFILNGQQYNVVLKGIGGIPDRCFGKTTFDCVGYGAKEREHEFIYTPITGPDGKIWLSNNLGAEYTKVGSQWFNPTRQAGSFDDIGAPLTDPTANQIKKDWRAYGSLFQWQRNPDGHELINWISSVSGTPKYDSPTASLSSSWTNPGHSNFITNYTSNNASWVNDSLNNATTEKNLWQINGSNNPCPEGYHVPTNVEQEALHNSILGYTAGTNSFTRSTKMWNEINLRLPASGYRGILNGNVYIQSVGNLWSSNQNSNMYSWNLFFNSNNSNVGGNFYRANGYGIRCLHD, encoded by the coding sequence ATGAAAAAGATTTTATTCTATGCTATCTTTCTGCCTATGGCATTACAAGCACAAGTCGGCATCAATACCAACACACCCCGAGCCACCTTAGAGGTGAAGAGAAATATCCAAGTTCCTAATACCCAGCCACAAGGGGTGCTATTTCCTAAGTTCACCACAGATGAGCGAACTAAATTTTCTGATACTGCCGAAGAAGGGACTGTAATTTACAATACAGAAAGAAAATGTCTAGAGATATATTTAGGCTTATATTCAGGTATTCACAAATGGTCTTGCTTGCTCAATAAAGGGGTACAAAACACAAACCTGATAGTAGCTCCTGAAGGTTTTGAGGGATCTTATATGAACGGAATTGCCTTCAACAATAGCCAAAAGGTCAAATTCAAATTAGAGAACAATTCATTTTCTGATATTAGTTCGTCTTTTGCTGACGTTGTTACCATTCAAAATGGTATGGCTACAATTACAACTTCAGTCTGTCAATGGCAAAAACTTAATGGCAATGAACTTGTAGGCAGTATGGAATCGTGCTCTTCTGGAAATCTCATTAACCTAAATTCTGGAGAGTCAGCAATGTTATGGTATACGATGGATGGAATACCTGAAGCAGGAACTTTACAGGCTAATTTTTCTAAATTTGGAGTTGAAGCCAATCAAGAAATACAAGTAAACTTGGGTTCCGCTAGTATTTCTAGTTCTAGAACAGAGTATATACCGTCTTTACAATATACTGGTTCTGATTATCAAGGGAAAATTAATAACACAACGCGTAAGTTAGTGGTTAGAATTCCTTATACCGATGGTAATGGTTCCTACAATACAGTAACCTCCCAGGCAGTAACTACAGCCGAAGGACAAAATGGTGATATTAATACCCTTACTCTTAATATTCCAGGAGGAAATTTCAGCACAGCTGGTGTTTTAGAAGCCACAATAAATGTAGATGGAGATGGAGAGTATCTAGTAAAAATGTTAGAACCAGGAAAAGAGTATGATATTACTACTATCCCATTCATACTCAACGGACAGCAGTATAATGTAGTACTCAAAGGGATTGGTGGTATCCCTGATCGTTGTTTCGGTAAGACCACTTTTGACTGCGTAGGCTATGGAGCTAAAGAAAGAGAGCACGAATTTATTTATACCCCAATTACAGGACCAGATGGTAAAATTTGGCTTAGTAACAATCTCGGTGCAGAATATACTAAGGTTGGTTCACAATGGTTTAACCCTACTCGACAAGCGGGGTCTTTTGATGATATAGGCGCCCCTTTAACTGACCCTACCGCTAACCAAATCAAGAAGGATTGGCGTGCTTATGGTTCATTGTTCCAATGGCAGCGTAATCCTGATGGACACGAGCTCATCAACTGGATCTCTTCCGTAAGCGGTACACCGAAGTATGATAGCCCGACGGCATCTTTATCTTCTTCTTGGACGAACCCTGGTCATAGTAATTTTATCACGAATTATACTTCAAACAATGCGAGTTGGGTAAATGATTCCTTAAATAATGCAACTACTGAAAAAAATTTATGGCAGATCAATGGCTCTAATAACCCTTGCCCTGAGGGTTATCATGTGCCTACAAATGTTGAGCAAGAGGCTTTACATAATTCTATCTTAGGTTATACAGCGGGCACTAATTCTTTTACTAGATCCACCAAAATGTGGAATGAAATAAATCTTCGTCTGCCTGCAAGTGGCTACCGCGGCATCCTCAATGGAAATGTATATATTCAAAGTGTTGGTAATTTGTGGAGTAGCAATCAAAACTCTAACATGTACTCATGGAATCTATTTTTCAATAGTAATAATAGTAATGTGGGTGGCAATTTCTATCGTGCAAACGGCTATGGAATCCGTTGTCTCCACGATTAA